One window from the genome of Dyella sp. A6 encodes:
- a CDS encoding OmpA family protein — protein sequence MSGNNTYRAVALPVLLAGVVLAAGCSTVGRRSSDNAQGIAFPNPDRSTVPQGLFVNLENLRKVAPGMTKSQLYALIGHPRFDEGVFDVHRWNYIFNFRKADGSGDYFSCQYQIIFDKHDLAQQFYWKPEACKAVLQIHRPAPPQPTKPLPLPAKPIRLSSDAMFGFGSAALTGPGKLKLNALLQQLRSASAVENIDVVGYTDRIGSDHYNLALSRKRAEAVRDYLVQHGVPAEAVQVAGRGKADPLVHCPRQARAKLIACLAPNRRVEISGLAKSLR from the coding sequence ATGAGCGGGAACAATACATACAGGGCCGTCGCGCTACCGGTGTTGCTGGCTGGTGTCGTGCTGGCCGCTGGCTGCAGCACGGTCGGTCGGCGTTCGTCGGACAATGCGCAGGGCATCGCGTTTCCCAACCCGGACCGTTCGACGGTGCCGCAGGGGTTGTTCGTCAACCTGGAGAATCTGCGCAAGGTGGCGCCCGGCATGACCAAGAGCCAGCTGTATGCGTTGATCGGTCATCCACGCTTCGACGAAGGCGTGTTCGACGTGCACCGCTGGAACTACATCTTCAATTTCCGCAAGGCCGACGGCAGCGGCGACTATTTCAGCTGCCAGTACCAGATCATTTTCGACAAGCACGACCTGGCTCAGCAGTTCTACTGGAAGCCGGAGGCATGCAAGGCGGTGCTGCAGATCCATCGGCCGGCGCCACCGCAGCCGACCAAGCCCTTGCCATTGCCGGCCAAGCCGATCCGGCTCTCGTCCGATGCGATGTTCGGCTTCGGCAGCGCCGCGCTCACCGGGCCGGGCAAGCTCAAGTTGAACGCACTCTTGCAGCAGCTGCGCTCGGCCAGTGCGGTGGAGAACATCGATGTGGTGGGCTACACCGACCGCATCGGCAGCGACCATTACAACCTGGCGCTGTCGCGCAAGCGCGCTGAGGCCGTGCGTGACTACCTCGTGCAGCATGGCGTACCTGCCGAGGCTGTCCAGGTGGCCGGGCGCGGCAAGGCCGATCCGCTGGTTCATTGTCCACGGCAGGCACGGGCGAAGTTGATCGCCTGTCTGGCGCCGAACCGCCGGGTGGAGATATCCGGTCTGGCCAAGTCATTGCGTTGA
- a CDS encoding VOC family protein, whose product MHHSRLCALVLDSQVDDLAEGARFWSAALGKPVVTAGPDDDGRYAELKTAEDEPIILLQKVGHESRVHLDIESDDIDAEADRLQALGARRVAFVRGRWWVMQAPTGHHFCVVHKQRDSFGTHLNRWDCG is encoded by the coding sequence ATGCATCACAGCCGACTATGCGCCCTGGTCCTGGACAGCCAGGTGGACGACCTCGCCGAAGGCGCCCGCTTCTGGAGCGCCGCACTCGGCAAACCCGTCGTCACGGCCGGGCCGGATGACGACGGTCGCTACGCCGAACTGAAGACCGCCGAGGACGAGCCGATCATCCTGCTGCAGAAGGTCGGGCACGAAAGCCGCGTGCACCTGGACATCGAATCCGACGACATCGACGCCGAGGCCGATCGCCTGCAGGCCCTGGGCGCCCGGCGCGTGGCCTTCGTGCGGGGACGCTGGTGGGTGATGCAAGCACCGACCGGGCATCACTTCTGCGTGGTGCACAAGCAACGCGACAGCTTCGGCACACACCTCAACCGCTGGGACTGCGGCTGA